In Mus musculus strain C57BL/6J chromosome 14, GRCm38.p6 C57BL/6J, the following are encoded in one genomic region:
- the Cpb2 gene encoding carboxypeptidase B2 preproprotein, protein MKLHGLGILVAIILYEQHGFAFQSGQVLSALPRTSRQVQLLQNLTTTYEVVLWQPVTAEFIEKKKEVHFFVNASDVDSVKAHLNVSRIPFNVLMNNVEDLIEQQTFNDTVSPRASASYYEQYHSLNEIYSWIEVITEQHPDMLQKIYIGSSFEKYPLYVLKVSGKEQRIKNAIWIDCGIHAREWISPAFCLWFIGYVTQFHGKENLYTRLLRHVDFYIMPVMNVDGYDYTWKKNRMWRKNRSAHKNNRCVGTDLNRNFASKHWCEKGASSSSCSETYCGLYPESEPEVKAVADFLRRNIDHIKAYISMHSYSQQILFPYSYNRSKSKDHEELSLVASEAVRAIESINKNTRYTHGSGSESLYLAPGGSDDWIYDLGIKYSFTIELRDTGRYGFLLPERYIKPTCAEALAAISKIVWHVIRNT, encoded by the exons TGGCCAGGTTTTATCTGCTCTTCCAAGAACCTCCAGGCAAGTTCAACTACTTCAGAATCTTACTACAACGTATGAG GTCGTTCTCTGGCAGCCAGTGACAGCTGAATTCATcgagaagaaaaaggaagtccACTTTTTTGTGAATGCGTCTGATGTCGACAGTGTCAAAGCGCATTTAAATGTGAGCAGAATTCCATTTAA CGTTCTGATGAACAACGTGGAGGACCTAATTGAACAGCAGACTTTCAATGACACGGTCAGCCCCCGCGCCTCCGCTTCATACTATGAGCAGTATCACTCGCTAAATGAA ATCTATTCCTGGATAGAAGTCATAACTGAACAGCATCCTGACATGCTCCAGAAAATCTACATCGGATCATCATTCGAGAAGTACCCACTTTATGTTTTAAAG GTCTCAGGAAAGGAACAAAGAATCAAAAATGCCATCTGGATCGACTGTGGAATCCATGCCAGAGAATGGATTTCACCTGCTTTCTGTTTGTGGTTCATAGGCTAC GTGACACAATTCCATGGGAAAGAAAATCTGTATACCAGACTTCTGAGGCACGTGGATTTCTACATCATGCCCGTGATGAACGTGGATGGCTATGACTACACGTGGAAAAAG AATCGAATGTGGAGGAAGAACCGCTCTGCTCACAAGAACAACCGCTGCGTGGGCACAGACCTGAACAGGAACTTCGCTTCCAAACACTGGTGTg AGAAAGGTGCGTCAAGTTCCTCCTGCTCTGAAACCTACTGTGGACTTTATCCTGAGTCTGAGCCAGAGGTGAAGGCAGTGGCTGACTTCTTGAGAAGAAATATCGACCACATTAAAGCTTACATCAGTATGCACTCATACTCCCAACAAATACTGTTTCCCTATTCCTATAACAGAAGCAAAAGCAAGGACCACGAAGAACTG TCTCTAGTGGCCAGCGAAGCAGTTCGTGCAATTGAAAGTATTAATAAAAACACCAGGTACACACACGGCAGTGGCTCAGAAAGTTTAT ATCTAGCTCCTGGAGGTTCTGACGATTGGATCTATGATTTGGGCATCAAATATTCGTTTACAATTGAGCTCCGAGATACAGGCAGATACGGATTCTTGCTGCCTGAGAGATACATCAAACCCACTTGTGCAGAAGCTTTGGCCGCCATCTCTAAAATAGTTTGGCATGTCATCAGGAACACTTAA